From Rhododendron vialii isolate Sample 1 chromosome 10a, ASM3025357v1, the proteins below share one genomic window:
- the LOC131303213 gene encoding uncharacterized protein LOC131303213, whose translation MASFSKPRSSRYEIRSISLPSRSHPTTLRIEEELNKLKISEASSTTTNAEKICSRLLGLNEVYKCLDEALKLPFTQKALSLDQHERWIDESLDASVRLLDVCSTARDFTSQIKEHVIDLEFAIRRKKGDSRIQVCTAKYFSFRKEMNKGAKKLIKDVKQIDNKIASLPLLDQQLEDDHHVTAVIRVLKEVSSISVSIYNSLLLFFSPRISKPKSKSWSKLLDKGRVACEEQKGNGNELQSVDVALSNKWQCGGSSDQVGENMKMAQNGLQELEARIESIENGLECLFKGLIKARASLLNIRGRNLNLKKYVKMEEATLAEKINALDDLEEDDELEEGASLSLEF comes from the exons atggctagtttttCCAAACCAAGGAGTAGTCGTTATGAAATCCGATCGATTAGTTTGCCCAGTCGATCGCACCCAACAACGCTTAGAATCGAAGAGGAGCTAAACAAGCTCAAGATATCTGAGGCATCATCAACAACGACGAATGCAGAGAAAATCTGCAGTCGGCTATTAGGCCTGAATGAAGTGTACAAATGCCTGGACGAGGCTCTAAAGTTGCCATTCACCCAGAAAGCCCTTTCTCTCGACCAGCATGAGAGATGGATCGATGAGTCCTTGGACGCATCGGTCAGGCTTCTCGACGTTTGTAGCACTGCAAGGGATTTCACATCGCAGATAAAAGAGCATGTTATAGATCTCGAATTTGCTATCAGGAGAAAGAAGGGGGATTCAAGGATTCAAGTCTGTACCGCAAAATACTTTTCCTTTAGGAAGGAAATGAACAAGGGCGCGAAGAAGTTGATAAAAGATGTGAAGCAAATTGACAACAAAATCGCATCGCTGCCGCTGTTGGATCAACAGCTTGAAGATGATCACCATGTGACCGCGGTGATTAGAGTTCTAAAAGAAGTTAGTTCGATCAGCGTGTCCATTTATAATTCCCTCCTCTTGTTCTTTTCCCCGCGGATTTCGAAGCCCAAGTCCAAGAGTTGGTCCAAATTGTTGGACAAAGGCAGAGTAGCGTGTGAAGAACAGAAGGGGAATGGGAATGAGCTGCAAAGCGTGGATGTTGCATTGAGCAACAAATGGCAATGTGGGGGTTCAAGTGATCAAGTGGGTGAAAATATGAAAATGGCACAAAATGGGCTTCAGGAATTGGAGGCCAGAATTGAGTCTATCGAGAATGGTTTGGAGTGCTTGTTTAAGGGATTGATTAAAGCAAGAGCGTCTCTTCTAAACATA AGAGGGAGGAATTTGAACTTGAAGAAATATGTCAAAATGGAGGAGGCCACATTAGCAGAAAAGATCAATGCTCTTGACGATCTGGAGGAAGATGATGAGCTCGAGGAAGGAGCCTCCCTTTCTCTGGAATTTTAA